In Fusarium fujikuroi IMI 58289 draft genome, chromosome FFUJ_chr08, one genomic interval encodes:
- a CDS encoding related to Oxidoreductase, short-chain dehydrogenase: MAAAFNIVRQSLFAGSPKYTENDLPDLKGKVIAITGSNTGVGKEIAKMVYSKNAKVYMFARTTTKNEKARDEIKAAFPESQGELFCIQLDLADLDSVQAAAAEFLGREDKLHVLFNNAGVGFPEYGSKTKQGYELQLGTNCLGSFALTQRLTPVLVDTAKTAAPGTVRVVWASSTAAFWTSTKKYIDRVQGINKQSLFQQYAISKLGNYYHATEYASRHKSDGIISVPLNPGNLDSELWRTQGKLLTWILRKTVFYPSYYGGYVNIFAGFSPDVTLENSGRFISPWGRLWHALPAMIKGSRTEAEGGTGHAKRFWEWTEEQVSQHVSAPSAKEPIG, encoded by the exons ATGGCAGCAGCATTCAACATTGTACGCCAGAGCTTATTCGCTGGCAGCCCAAAATACACAGAAAATGATTTACCTGATCTCAAAGGCAAA GTGATCGCCATCACAGGCTCAAATACCGGCGTCGGGAAAGAAATCGCCAAGATGGTCTACAGCAAAAATGCAAAAGTCTACATGTTCGCACGAACAACAACGAAAAACGAAAAGGCCCGCGACGAGATCAAAGCTGCCTTTCCGGAATCACAAGGCGAATTGTTCTGCATCCAACTAGACCTCGCGGACCTCGATAGTGttcaagcagcagcagcagaattCCTCGGCAGGGAAGATAAACTTCACGTCCTTTTTAATAATGCAGGCGTTGGATTTCCTGAGTATggctccaagaccaagcaagGCTACGAGCTACAATTAGGAACCAACTGTCTTGGTAGTTTTGCGCTGACACAGAGATTGACGCCCGTGTTGGTCGATACTGCAAAGACAGCTGCACCAGGAACTGTTCGCGTGGTTTGGGCATCGTCAACAGCCGCGTTTTGGACTTCCACGAAGAAATACATTGATCGAGTTCAAGGTATTAACAAGCAGAGCCTGTTTCAACAATATGCAATTAGCAAGCTAGGAAACTACTACCACGCCACAGAATATGCTTCTCGCCACAAAAGCGATGGTATCATCTCTGTGCCGCTCAACCCGGGCAATCTCGACTCAGAGCTTTGGCGCACGCAGGGGAAACTTTTGACTTGGATTCTTCGGAAGACTGTTTTTTATCCGTCATACTATGGTGGGTATGTTAATATCTTCGCTGGGTTCTCGCCTGATGTGACGCTTGAGAATTCGGGCAGATTCA TTTCGCCGTGGGGAAGGTTGTGGCATGCACTGCCGGCCATGATCAAAGGATCAAGGACGGAGGCTGAAGGGGGAACTGGCCATGCGAAACGGTTCTGGGAGTGGACGGAGGAACAAGTCTCACAACATGTCTCCGCTCCGAGTGCCAAAGAGCCCATTGGTTAG